A genomic region of Vigna radiata var. radiata cultivar VC1973A unplaced genomic scaffold, Vradiata_ver6 scaffold_86, whole genome shotgun sequence contains the following coding sequences:
- the LOC106754214 gene encoding rac-like GTP-binding protein RAC2 encodes MSTARFIKCVTVGDGAVGKTCMLISYTSNTFPTDYVPTVFDNFSANVVVDGSTINLGLWDTAGQEDYNRLRPLSYRGADVFLLAFSLLSRASYENISKKWIPELRHYAPTVPIVLVGTKLDLREDRQYLIDHPGATPITTVQGEELKKAIGAAVYIECSSKTQQNVKAVFDAAIKVVLQPPKPKKKRKKNRSCVFL; translated from the exons ATGAGTACTGCAAGATTCATCAAGTGTGTTACTGTGGGAGATGGAGCCGTGGGAAAAACCTGTATGCTCATCTCTTACACCAGCAACACGTTTCCCACG GACTATGTGCCTACAGTGTTTGACAACTTCAGTGCAAATGTGGTGGTTGATGGAAGCACAATTAACCTGGGATTATGGGACACTGCTG GACAAGAGGACTACAACAGGCTTAGGCCTTTGAGCTATAGAGGAGCTGATGTGTTTTTGCTGGCATTTTCCCTCCTCAGTAGAGCCAGCTATGAAAATATCTCTAAGAAG TGGATTCCTGAGCTGAGACATTATGCTCCAACTGTGCCAATTGTACTTGTGGGAACCAAACTTG ACTTGAGGGAAGACAGGCAGTATTTGATTGATCATCCTGGAGCCACACCTATAACTACTGTCCAG GGAGAAGAGCTGAAGAAGGCGATTGGTGCTGCTGTGTACATAGAATGCAGCTCAAAGACTCAGCAG AATGTGAAGGCTGTGTTTGATGCTGCAATCAAGGTTGTTTTACAGCCACCAAAGCCAAAGAAAAAACGAAAGAAGAACAGATCCTGCGTTTTCCTTTAA